A stretch of Castanea sativa cultivar Marrone di Chiusa Pesio chromosome 2, ASM4071231v1 DNA encodes these proteins:
- the LOC142623210 gene encoding uncharacterized protein LOC142623210 encodes MARWWRSATNNLRAAVSSHSSSQASSAGYHTIQAIPRDCVGNRVSSRDRAQGRIPAVVISQHLLQKDSTAPRSMSRKHLVTTEWKQIQAILNSVELPFFCSTTFPLQIRAGSGSSHLLESGTVLPIKIHRDEATGKVLNLVFVWADDGSELKVDVPVVFKGEDVCPGLQKGGHLNRVRTSLKYLCPAELIPPKIEVDVSNLDIGDRIFMHDVEVHPSLKLLSKNENMPICKIVATKWENPQPASL; translated from the exons atggcgAGGTGGTGGCGCTCCGCTACCAACAACCTGAGGGCCGCCGTGTCAAGCCACAGTTCATCGCAGGCATCATCGGCTGGGTACCACACGATCCAGGCAATCCCTAGGGATTGCGTAGGGAACAGAGTGTCGTCGAGGGACAGAGCTCAGGGTCGAATCCCAGCCGTGGTTATTTCCCAGCACCTCCTCCAGAAAGACTCCACAGCCCCACGATCCATGTCCAGGAAGCACCTGGTCACCACTGAGTGGAAGCAGATTCAAGCCATTCTCAACTCCGTTGAGCTCCCATTTTTCTGCTCCACCACTTTCCCGCTCCAGATCCGCGCCGGTTCCGGATCCTCTCACCTACTTGAATCCGGCACCGTCCTCCCTATCAAG ATTCATAGGGACGAAGCTACTGGGAAGGTATTGAATTTGGTGTTTGTTTGGGCCGACGACGGGTCGGAGTTGAAGGTTGATGTGCCCGTTGTTTTCAAAGGAGAAGATGTTTGTCCAGGTCTTCAGAAAG GTGGCCATTTGAATAGGGTAAGAACTAGTCTAAAATATCTTTGTCCGGCTGAACTCATTCCTCCCAAAATTGAGGTGGACGTGAGCAATCTAGATATCGGAGATAGAATTTTCATGCATGATGTTGAGGTTCATCCATCCTTGAAGCTTCTGAGTAAGAATGAAAACATGCCAATATGTAAGATAGTAGCCACGAAGTGGGAAAATCCACAACCTGCCAGTTTATAG